A region from the Polaribacter sp. Hel1_33_78 genome encodes:
- a CDS encoding PH domain-containing protein: MAAFFNNIVLELPDITKIEFKKIDRKYFKVILVVYFLFFISLFIGLVLLHQFLFLDELKAYTILLYTFFIIIFGFIFLYLKLGFPMKKYALRERDISYKSGLLIKKITTVPFSRIQHVEIDEKPISRLFGLASLSVYTAGDSSDDLVVKGLKKEVAIQLKEFIITKIDE, translated from the coding sequence ATGGCAGCTTTTTTTAACAATATAGTTTTAGAATTACCTGACATTACTAAAATTGAGTTTAAAAAGATCGATAGAAAATATTTTAAGGTAATCCTTGTTGTTTATTTTCTATTTTTCATATCACTTTTTATAGGTTTAGTTTTACTGCATCAATTTTTGTTTTTGGATGAGTTGAAAGCATACACAATTCTTTTGTATACATTTTTTATAATTATTTTTGGATTTATTTTTTTGTATTTAAAGCTAGGTTTTCCAATGAAAAAATATGCATTAAGAGAAAGAGATATTTCTTATAAATCAGGATTGTTAATTAAGAAAATAACAACAGTACCTTTTTCAAGAATACAACATGTAGAAATTGATGAAAAACCTATTTCACGTCTCTTTGGATTAGCATCTTTAAGTGTTTACACTGCTGGAGATAGTAGTGATGATTTAGTTGTTAAAGGACTAAAAAAAGAGGTTGCAATTCAGCTTAAAGAATTCATTATTACAAAAATTGATGAATAA
- a CDS encoding (Fe-S)-binding protein codes for MQYLPNILFAIALTAGISFFVMNIRKIFRNIKLGKDIDRTNNKSERLKNMMRIALGQSKMVKRPVSGFLHIIVYVGFVIINIEVLEIIIDGLFGTHRIFKDILGDGFYGFLISFFEILAALVFVAVVIFWLRRNLANIKRFLSKEMKGWPKMDGNIILYFEMVLMTLFLVMNTTDTPFQEAGVGNVISQFIVPLFDGFSPETLHAIERTSWWIHILGILVFLNYLFYSKHLHILLAFPNTFFANLNPKGQFTNLESVTNEVKLMMDPDADPYAMPEEGTEETVTEKFGASDVADLNWVQLLNAYTCTECGRCTSACPANLTGKELSPRKIMMDTRDRLEEVGRNIDANKGTYVDDGKQLLNDYISPEELWACTSCNACVEECPVNIDPLSIIMDMRRYLVMEESAAPQELNMMMTNIENNGAPWPYNQQDRLNWANEE; via the coding sequence ATGCAATATTTACCAAACATTCTCTTTGCAATCGCATTAACCGCTGGTATCAGTTTTTTTGTGATGAATATTCGTAAAATTTTTAGAAATATAAAGCTAGGAAAAGATATAGATAGGACAAATAATAAGTCAGAACGTTTAAAAAACATGATGAGGATTGCTCTTGGGCAATCTAAAATGGTGAAAAGACCAGTTTCGGGATTTCTCCATATTATAGTGTATGTTGGTTTTGTCATCATTAATATTGAAGTTTTAGAAATTATTATTGATGGTTTATTTGGAACGCATAGGATTTTTAAAGATATTTTAGGTGATGGATTTTATGGGTTTTTAATAAGTTTTTTTGAGATATTAGCAGCTTTAGTCTTTGTAGCTGTTGTAATTTTTTGGTTGCGTAGAAATCTCGCAAACATTAAAAGATTTTTGAGCAAAGAAATGAAAGGTTGGCCTAAAATGGATGGAAATATAATTTTATATTTCGAAATGGTTTTAATGACACTTTTTTTAGTGATGAATACTACTGACACTCCATTTCAAGAGGCAGGAGTGGGAAATGTTATAAGTCAATTTATTGTCCCATTATTTGATGGGTTTTCTCCGGAAACATTGCATGCAATAGAAAGAACTTCTTGGTGGATTCACATTTTAGGCATTCTAGTTTTCTTAAACTACTTATTTTATTCAAAACATTTGCACATTTTGTTAGCATTCCCAAACACATTTTTTGCAAACTTAAATCCAAAAGGACAATTCACAAATTTAGAATCTGTTACCAATGAGGTAAAATTAATGATGGATCCAGATGCAGATCCTTATGCAATGCCAGAAGAAGGAACAGAAGAAACTGTGACCGAAAAATTTGGTGCAAGTGACGTTGCTGATTTAAATTGGGTTCAATTATTAAATGCATATACGTGTACAGAGTGTGGAAGGTGCACATCAGCTTGTCCTGCAAACTTAACGGGTAAAGAGCTTTCTCCAAGAAAAATCATGATGGATACACGGGATAGATTGGAGGAAGTTGGTAGAAATATCGATGCAAATAAAGGGACTTATGTTGATGATGGAAAGCAATTATTAAACGATTATATTTCACCAGAGGAATTATGGGCATGTACAAGTTGTAATGCTTGTGTAGAAGAATGTCCGGTAAATATAGATCCATTATCCATAATCATGGATATGAGAAGGTATTTAGTGATGGAAGAAAGTGCCGCACCCCAAGAATTAAATATGATGATGACCAACATCGAAAATAATGGTGCTCCATGGCCATACAATCAGCAAGATAGATTGAATTGGGCAAATGAAGAGTAG
- a CDS encoding N-acetylmuramoyl-L-alanine amidase, with product MNFLQMDKFDTKVKNLFFLIFFISFFFFSSTFVYAQKSYTIVLDAGHGGKDPGNEGNGYKEKNIALKVALIVGDELKNDKAINVIYTRSKDLFIDLWKRGDIANTAKADLFVSIHCDSHTSNAYGAGTFVLGLRGNKKNLEIAKRENAVILLEDNYKEKYKGFDPNSAESVIGLSLLQEENLDKSLEIASLIQTNFTKSLKRLDRKVKQDNFQVLRETIMPSVLIELGFLTNKNEGRYLNSKAGQQKMGKAITNAIKNYVNHLKLNTVVEVLKDEENFKNNVEYKIQIASGKNKISTKPYNFKNLKQVQVVKVGSYYKYYYGNAYEYKEVLKALKIAKEKGYSSAFIVAFKSGEKISVKEAKKMQ from the coding sequence ATGAATTTTCTACAAATGGATAAATTTGATACCAAAGTGAAAAACTTGTTTTTTTTAATATTTTTTATATCATTTTTCTTTTTTTCATCAACATTTGTTTATGCGCAAAAAAGTTACACAATTGTTTTGGATGCGGGTCATGGTGGCAAAGACCCAGGCAATGAAGGGAATGGTTACAAAGAAAAAAATATTGCTCTAAAAGTAGCTTTAATTGTTGGTGATGAATTAAAAAATGATAAAGCTATTAATGTAATTTATACCAGAAGTAAAGATCTTTTTATTGATTTATGGAAAAGAGGAGATATTGCGAATACGGCAAAAGCAGATTTGTTTGTATCCATTCATTGTGATTCTCATACATCTAATGCCTATGGAGCAGGAACTTTTGTTCTGGGTTTAAGAGGAAATAAAAAGAATTTAGAAATTGCGAAAAGAGAAAATGCTGTAATACTTTTAGAAGATAATTATAAAGAAAAATATAAAGGATTTGATCCAAATTCTGCAGAATCTGTGATCGGTTTATCATTGCTGCAAGAAGAAAATTTAGATAAAAGTTTAGAAATTGCAAGTTTAATTCAAACAAATTTCACTAAGAGTTTAAAAAGGTTAGATAGAAAAGTGAAGCAAGATAATTTTCAAGTTTTACGAGAAACTATCATGCCAAGTGTTTTGATAGAATTAGGTTTTTTAACAAATAAAAACGAAGGTAGATATCTTAACTCTAAGGCAGGACAGCAAAAAATGGGGAAAGCTATTACGAATGCGATTAAAAATTATGTAAACCATTTAAAATTAAACACGGTTGTTGAAGTTTTAAAGGATGAAGAAAATTTTAAAAATAATGTTGAGTATAAAATTCAAATTGCATCTGGAAAAAATAAAATTTCAACAAAACCATATAATTTTAAAAATCTTAAACAAGTTCAAGTAGTTAAAGTTGGTTCATATTATAAATATTATTACGGTAATGCCTATGAATATAAAGAAGTTTTAAAAGCTTTAAAAATTGCCAAAGAAAAAGGGTATTCATCCGCATTTATTGTTGCTTTTAAAAGCGGAGAAAAAATCTCTGTTAAAGAAGCAAAGAAAATGCAGTAG
- a CDS encoding (Fe-S)-binding protein gives MNVPTMADMMGKGKQPEVLFWVGAAGSYDDRAKKISRAFVKILNQANVDFAVLGTEESSTGDAAKRAGNEFLFQMQAMMNIEVLNGYEVKKIVTCDPHSFNTLKNEYPSLGGKYEVFHHTQFIQNLISEGRIKIDDDTLKGKRVTFHDPCYLGRANEVYESPRELIKRLGVNLTEMKRNKATALCCGAGGAQMFKDAEKGDKEINVLRTEDALKTKPNIIVTGCPYCNTMMTDGIKFKEKEAEVLVKDIAELIAEANKL, from the coding sequence ATGAACGTACCAACAATGGCAGACATGATGGGGAAAGGTAAACAACCAGAAGTGTTGTTTTGGGTTGGCGCAGCTGGAAGTTATGATGATAGAGCAAAAAAAATATCGAGAGCATTCGTAAAGATATTGAATCAAGCAAATGTAGATTTTGCAGTTTTGGGAACTGAAGAATCATCTACAGGTGATGCGGCAAAAAGAGCAGGAAACGAATTTTTGTTTCAGATGCAAGCAATGATGAATATTGAAGTTTTAAATGGGTATGAAGTTAAGAAAATTGTTACTTGCGATCCTCACTCATTTAATACCTTAAAAAACGAATATCCAAGTTTAGGAGGTAAGTATGAAGTTTTTCATCATACGCAGTTTATACAAAATTTAATTTCTGAAGGTCGTATAAAAATTGATGACGATACTCTCAAGGGAAAAAGAGTGACTTTTCATGATCCTTGTTATTTAGGAAGAGCCAATGAGGTATATGAGTCTCCAAGAGAGTTAATAAAAAGGTTGGGTGTGAATCTTACAGAGATGAAACGGAATAAAGCGACAGCTTTATGCTGCGGTGCAGGAGGTGCTCAAATGTTTAAAGACGCGGAGAAAGGTGATAAAGAAATTAATGTTTTAAGAACAGAAGATGCTCTAAAAACCAAACCAAACATTATTGTAACCGGCTGTCCTTACTGCAATACAATGATGACCGACGGAATTAAATTTAAAGAAAAGGAAGCTGAAGTTTTAGTAAAAGATATTGCAGAGTTAATAGCTGAAGCTAATAAATTGTAA
- a CDS encoding putative LPS assembly protein LptD, which produces MQTNLSYILLFCSFFFIKTSFSQDIKSKEKTIIALPKKDTIFLKKKDSLYSSKKDSLLLRNKDTVSIDSIKPKESVEDIITHVAKDYKIQNARDKTVTLYNEANIKYTDIDLKAGIIIIDYKKNTLFAKGIKDSTGYAQRPIFKQGNEESEQDSMIYNFKSKRAIIYGLKTKQGEMYTYGKKTKRVNDSTVYIRKIRFTTSDKKNPDYYISTDKAKLVPGKKIIVGISNLVLADVPTPLFLPFAYFPMTETSVSGFLIPSFDTGSSSRGIGFQNGGYYFALSDYADLTVLGDVYSNGSWGSRISSNYKKRYHFNGAFSFNFENIIKGIRGFDNYSKANNFNIRWSHSQDSKASPNSRFTASVNLGSSSFFRESLNQFNVAQTQNNTFNSSINYSKTFVDTPFNMAVTASHQQNTNTETITMTLPSLTLNMNRVYPFAGKGGVKKNPIQKLGFNYNMQGQYLINTTDDEFFTSKMFETARSGMQHRTSTSTNIKAFKYFTLSPTANYEETWQFDYINKEYDITDNVIVTDTLRGFKTYREYNMGVSLSTNIYGTFNFNKGRLKAIRHTFRPTVSYSYRPDFKDKYIKEVQQSALASDLKQYTIFDQGIYGSPSAGLSNSIGISLNNVLEAKVAPKDPDSDEEDEKIMLLNNLNFNSSYNIAADSLRWSNVSFSAGTRLLNDKLALNFNGSLDPYQVNDEGRRIDKFNPNIFRLTNANLTANYSISSTDFDKNKEDGKDNDDRQNGNGANNPPDVMGANIDPTNRRGVQNTQTKSKTSKTDLYKAKIPWSVNLVYSANYRNNGVEPGEIGVHTLGFSGNIELSPKWKVGYSSGYDVKSGAFSFSRFNFTRDLDSWQFNFNWVPFGRNSSYTFFIGVKSSTLADLKWDKNKPPDRRLF; this is translated from the coding sequence TTGCAAACAAACCTATCATACATACTTTTATTTTGCAGTTTCTTTTTTATAAAGACAAGTTTTTCCCAGGATATAAAGTCTAAAGAAAAAACTATTATAGCATTACCAAAAAAAGACACTATATTTTTAAAGAAAAAGGATTCTTTATATAGTTCTAAAAAAGACAGCTTACTTCTTAGAAACAAGGATACAGTTTCTATTGATTCCATAAAACCTAAAGAGAGTGTTGAAGACATTATAACCCATGTTGCCAAAGACTATAAAATACAAAACGCAAGAGATAAGACTGTTACCCTGTATAATGAAGCAAATATAAAATATACAGATATTGATTTAAAAGCAGGAATTATAATTATTGATTACAAGAAAAATACACTTTTTGCCAAAGGAATTAAAGATAGTACAGGCTATGCTCAAAGACCTATATTTAAGCAAGGAAATGAAGAATCTGAACAAGATTCAATGATTTATAACTTCAAAAGTAAACGTGCTATAATTTACGGTTTAAAAACCAAACAAGGCGAAATGTATACATACGGTAAAAAAACAAAACGTGTAAATGATTCAACCGTCTATATTAGAAAAATAAGATTTACAACTTCCGATAAAAAAAATCCTGATTATTATATATCAACAGACAAAGCAAAATTAGTGCCCGGTAAAAAAATTATTGTTGGTATCAGTAATTTAGTTTTAGCAGATGTTCCCACGCCATTATTTTTGCCTTTTGCTTATTTTCCAATGACAGAAACGAGTGTTTCTGGATTTTTAATTCCATCTTTTGATACGGGAAGTAGTAGTAGAGGAATTGGTTTTCAAAATGGAGGATATTATTTTGCCTTAAGTGATTATGCAGATTTAACTGTTTTAGGTGATGTATATTCCAATGGTAGCTGGGGTTCAAGAATATCATCAAATTATAAAAAACGCTACCATTTTAATGGTGCTTTTAGTTTTAATTTTGAAAACATTATTAAAGGTATTAGAGGTTTTGACAATTACAGTAAAGCAAATAATTTTAATATTAGATGGTCTCATAGTCAAGATTCAAAAGCAAGTCCGAACTCAAGGTTTACAGCTTCTGTTAATTTAGGTAGTAGTAGCTTCTTTAGAGAGTCACTCAATCAATTTAATGTTGCACAAACACAAAATAACACCTTTAACTCATCCATAAATTACAGTAAAACTTTTGTTGACACTCCCTTTAACATGGCTGTAACGGCATCTCATCAGCAAAACACAAATACAGAAACTATTACAATGACCTTGCCTTCATTAACCTTAAATATGAATAGAGTTTATCCTTTTGCAGGTAAAGGTGGTGTTAAAAAGAATCCAATTCAAAAGTTAGGATTCAATTACAACATGCAAGGTCAGTATTTGATTAATACTACGGATGACGAGTTCTTTACAAGTAAAATGTTTGAAACTGCAAGATCTGGAATGCAACATAGAACAAGTACAAGTACAAATATAAAAGCTTTTAAATATTTTACATTATCACCAACTGCCAATTATGAAGAAACTTGGCAATTTGATTACATCAATAAAGAATATGATATTACTGATAATGTTATTGTAACGGATACTTTAAGAGGATTTAAAACCTACAGAGAGTATAATATGGGTGTAAGTTTATCAACAAATATTTACGGTACTTTTAACTTTAACAAAGGAAGATTAAAAGCCATAAGACATACTTTTAGACCAACTGTATCTTATTCTTATAGACCAGATTTTAAAGATAAATATATTAAAGAGGTGCAGCAAAGCGCCCTTGCTTCGGACCTAAAACAATATACTATTTTTGATCAAGGAATTTATGGTTCTCCGTCAGCTGGGTTAAGCAATTCTATAGGTATTTCTTTAAACAATGTTCTAGAAGCTAAAGTTGCACCTAAAGATCCTGATAGTGATGAAGAAGATGAAAAAATAATGCTTTTAAACAACTTAAATTTTAATTCTTCCTACAACATTGCTGCAGATAGTTTACGTTGGTCTAATGTAAGTTTTTCAGCTGGGACAAGATTACTTAATGACAAATTAGCATTAAATTTTAATGGGTCTTTAGATCCTTATCAAGTTAATGATGAAGGAAGAAGAATTGATAAATTTAATCCTAATATTTTTAGGCTAACCAATGCAAACCTAACTGCAAACTATTCTATTTCTAGTACCGATTTTGATAAAAACAAAGAAGACGGGAAAGATAACGATGATAGACAAAATGGAAATGGTGCTAATAATCCTCCAGATGTAATGGGTGCCAATATTGATCCTACAAATAGACGAGGAGTACAAAACACCCAGACTAAAAGTAAAACTTCAAAAACCGATTTATATAAAGCTAAAATACCATGGTCTGTAAATTTAGTATATTCTGCAAATTATAGGAATAATGGAGTTGAACCTGGAGAAATTGGAGTGCATACCTTGGGCTTTAGCGGAAATATTGAGTTATCTCCTAAATGGAAAGTTGGTTATTCTTCAGGCTATGATGTTAAATCCGGAGCTTTTTCCTTCTCAAGATTTAACTTTACAAGGGATTTGGATAGCTGGCAATTCAATTTTAATTGGGTTCCTTTTGGTAGAAACTCCTCTTACACATTCTTTATAGGTGTTAAATCTTCAACTTTAGCTGATTTAAAGTGGGACAAAAATAAACCACCAGATAGAAGGCTGTTTTAA
- the menA gene encoding 1,4-dihydroxy-2-naphthoate octaprenyltransferase, protein MDVKSFIKAARLRTLPLSVSGIIVGSILGNQLSHNHSVLNDAPSVLLSSTFWLAILTTMGFQILSNFANDYGDGIKGSDKNRTGEARMVASGAIAPMQMKTAMILTTIITLIMALLLIYVALGKENFGYSILFFGLGIISITAAIKYTVGNSAYGYSGFGDVFVFLFFGLLSVVGSYFLFTKHINIAIFLPGISIGMLSTAVLNLNNLRDREEDKKNNKNTLVVKFGSDKAKKYHYFLIIGALASALLYVFLDFKSLYQLIFLVSFVPLIKNIKTVAQNKVPAKLDSELKKVALSTFLFAVLFGIGQIF, encoded by the coding sequence ATGGATGTAAAAAGTTTTATAAAAGCAGCACGTTTAAGAACTTTGCCTTTATCTGTTTCTGGAATTATTGTTGGAAGTATTCTTGGCAATCAATTAAGTCATAATCATTCAGTATTAAATGATGCACCTTCTGTCTTATTATCTAGCACTTTCTGGTTGGCCATTTTAACAACAATGGGTTTTCAAATATTATCAAATTTTGCCAACGATTATGGAGATGGAATAAAAGGTTCGGATAAAAATAGAACTGGAGAAGCAAGAATGGTGGCATCAGGAGCAATTGCACCAATGCAAATGAAAACTGCGATGATACTGACTACAATTATTACTTTAATAATGGCATTATTACTTATTTATGTAGCTTTAGGAAAAGAAAATTTCGGATATTCCATTTTGTTTTTCGGCTTAGGAATTATATCAATTACAGCAGCTATAAAGTATACAGTTGGTAATTCAGCTTATGGTTACAGTGGTTTTGGAGATGTCTTTGTGTTTCTATTTTTTGGATTATTAAGTGTTGTAGGAAGCTATTTTCTATTCACAAAACATATTAATATAGCCATATTTTTGCCTGGAATTTCAATAGGAATGTTAAGTACTGCGGTGTTAAATTTAAACAACTTAAGAGATAGAGAAGAAGATAAAAAGAATAACAAAAATACGTTAGTTGTTAAATTTGGAAGTGACAAGGCAAAAAAATATCATTATTTTTTAATAATAGGAGCTTTAGCATCAGCTTTACTGTATGTCTTTTTAGATTTTAAATCGTTGTATCAACTAATTTTTTTGGTTTCTTTTGTTCCTTTAATTAAAAATATTAAGACAGTGGCACAAAATAAAGTTCCTGCGAAATTAGATAGTGAACTTAAAAAAGTAGCATTAAGTACATTTTTATTTGCTGTTCTTTTTGGAATTGGCCAAATTTTTTAA
- a CDS encoding SRPBCC family protein has translation MKTIKIILGIITAVIVVFLATGLFIKETTYTTQVTVNKSIEDVFQIFNNSENIKNWIPEIKSFTIIKENVGKTGSLYKMVVDNQGQEITMTQKIIAYVPNEKVTLFFDAENMLKRDDYIFTKKGGFTYITLNSSCRSESYLMACMFPYFKGTFKKQDQTYLNNFKTFAEKTNLEF, from the coding sequence ATGAAAACAATAAAAATAATTTTAGGTATAATTACAGCGGTAATTGTTGTTTTTCTTGCGACAGGTCTGTTCATAAAAGAAACAACTTACACAACTCAAGTTACTGTAAATAAATCTATTGAAGATGTTTTTCAAATATTTAATAACTCAGAAAATATTAAAAATTGGATTCCGGAAATAAAATCTTTTACTATTATTAAAGAGAACGTGGGTAAAACCGGAAGTCTTTATAAAATGGTGGTAGACAATCAAGGGCAAGAAATTACCATGACACAAAAAATAATTGCTTACGTCCCAAATGAAAAAGTAACGTTATTTTTTGATGCTGAAAATATGTTGAAAAGGGACGATTATATTTTTACAAAAAAAGGTGGGTTCACATATATTACTTTAAACTCTAGTTGTCGAAGTGAATCTTATTTAATGGCGTGCATGTTTCCATATTTTAAAGGAACCTTCAAAAAACAAGATCAAACTTATTTGAATAATTTTAAAACATTCGCGGAAAAAACCAATCTTGAATTTTGA
- a CDS encoding MlaD family protein, whose protein sequence is MSKELKTGIVLIIIIVGFIWGFNFLKGQDFFKPNKRFYNVEYTNVGGLTEASLVTINGLKVGKVEDIDFNDKIEKRGHLVVRFSLENDFEFSQNSVVKIYSPNPLSGSNLAIIPNFTGEPAVSGDFLKGEIESSLFTSIGEKLDPIQAKLENVIVSADTLFKRINSVLDKRTSESIKRSVKGLEFTIVDIRKTLSSVNSMIDSSSVSFKETLVNTKNITENLLKVTDTLANSNIGEIIRKAEISLTSVNSLLKGMDEGKGTLGKLINDDAMYNNLTNVSKELEYLLREIKLNPKRFVHFSLFGKRAKSFNEENNKNNKTNQ, encoded by the coding sequence ATGTCTAAAGAATTAAAAACAGGAATTGTTCTAATTATTATTATTGTTGGTTTTATATGGGGATTTAATTTTCTTAAAGGACAAGATTTTTTCAAACCGAATAAGAGGTTCTATAATGTAGAATACACGAATGTTGGTGGTTTAACAGAGGCTAGTTTAGTTACTATAAATGGATTAAAAGTAGGTAAAGTTGAAGATATAGATTTTAACGACAAGATAGAAAAAAGAGGTCATTTAGTTGTTCGGTTTTCGTTAGAAAATGATTTTGAGTTTTCTCAAAATAGTGTCGTAAAAATTTATTCTCCTAATCCATTATCCGGTTCTAATTTAGCTATTATTCCTAATTTTACCGGTGAACCAGCAGTTTCTGGTGATTTTTTAAAGGGAGAAATAGAATCAAGTTTATTTACTTCTATTGGAGAAAAATTAGATCCTATTCAAGCAAAATTAGAAAATGTAATTGTAAGTGCAGACACACTTTTTAAAAGAATTAATAGTGTTTTAGATAAGAGAACATCAGAAAGCATTAAAAGATCTGTAAAAGGTTTAGAGTTTACAATTGTTGATATTAGAAAAACACTCAGTTCTGTAAATTCAATGATAGATTCATCTTCTGTTAGTTTTAAAGAAACTTTGGTTAACACAAAAAATATAACTGAAAATTTATTAAAAGTAACAGATACTTTAGCGAACTCAAATATTGGAGAAATTATAAGGAAAGCAGAAATTTCACTGACATCTGTAAATTCTTTATTAAAAGGTATGGATGAAGGAAAAGGTACTTTGGGTAAACTGATTAATGATGATGCTATGTACAACAACCTAACAAATGTTTCTAAAGAATTGGAATATTTGCTAAGAGAAATAAAGCTGAATCCAAAGAGGTTTGTGCATTTTTCTTTATTTGGTAAAAGAGCAAAATCTTTTAACGAAGAGAATAATAAAAATAACAAAACCAATCAATAA
- a CDS encoding PH domain-containing protein, whose amino-acid sequence MNNSFDFSSFSKQSPKGIFVIYINSIIKCIKVTWILLFLILKDFSEISDGRLNYMYAGVVLILVFLLIRAYLVFKNFQFKIAEEHFILKQGILKKTNTSIPLERIQNVNFKQNIIQQVIDVFEVSLETAGSSKTEIAIRAVSLEKAKALKEIITEVSKKNEEIDCTKESKPLIHVSFLALLKVSLTQNHLQSLFLFLAIVLGFFQQIQQIFDSLGNRDLLDGFIDKNTNTISSSILIIIICIIILTISALISSFVRVFLIHFNLVAYLKKDAFEINQGLLTKKSIVLKKQKVQSITISTNPIKRLFGISFITFKQAVSGKINVKKNKLIRIVGCKRNQVETVKSSLFNTAQLENSEKKRTDNYYKKRLFFILSFFTITLYTVLVYVVDSLEVLYSVVVIAPLIIFLILKKVEKRYYKISESMLLVGSGLLETHLTYLEIFKVQNIKMKQNIFQERSNVADLILQTASGKIKIPCIHFNDAIQIYNHTLFKVETSKSLWM is encoded by the coding sequence ATGAATAATTCCTTTGATTTTTCTAGCTTTTCAAAACAATCTCCTAAAGGAATTTTTGTTATTTACATTAATTCAATTATAAAATGTATAAAGGTAACTTGGATTCTCTTATTTCTTATTTTAAAAGATTTTTCAGAAATTTCTGATGGTAGATTAAATTATATGTATGCTGGTGTAGTACTCATTTTAGTTTTTCTTTTAATAAGAGCTTATTTGGTTTTTAAAAACTTTCAATTTAAAATTGCAGAAGAACATTTTATCTTGAAGCAAGGAATTCTAAAAAAAACCAATACGTCTATTCCTTTAGAAAGAATACAGAATGTAAATTTTAAACAGAATATTATTCAGCAAGTTATTGATGTTTTTGAAGTAAGTTTAGAAACAGCAGGTTCTAGTAAGACAGAGATTGCAATCAGAGCAGTATCTCTGGAAAAGGCAAAGGCATTGAAAGAAATTATAACAGAAGTTTCTAAAAAAAATGAAGAGATAGATTGTACAAAAGAGTCAAAACCTTTAATTCATGTCAGTTTTTTAGCGCTTTTAAAAGTGAGTTTAACTCAAAATCACTTGCAAAGTTTATTTTTATTTTTAGCGATTGTTTTAGGTTTTTTTCAACAAATTCAGCAAATTTTTGATAGTTTAGGTAATAGGGATTTATTGGACGGATTTATAGATAAAAATACAAATACTATTTCTAGCAGTATTTTAATTATTATAATTTGTATAATTATTTTAACTATAAGTGCATTAATAAGTTCTTTTGTTCGAGTATTTCTTATTCATTTTAATTTAGTTGCATATCTAAAAAAGGATGCTTTCGAAATTAATCAAGGTTTATTAACAAAGAAATCTATAGTTTTAAAAAAACAGAAAGTACAAAGTATTACCATTTCTACAAATCCTATTAAAAGACTTTTTGGCATTTCGTTTATTACTTTCAAACAAGCTGTTAGTGGTAAAATAAATGTTAAAAAAAATAAACTCATTAGAATTGTGGGTTGCAAACGAAATCAAGTAGAAACTGTTAAATCAAGCTTATTTAACACAGCTCAGCTTGAAAATTCTGAAAAGAAACGAACAGATAACTATTATAAAAAACGATTGTTTTTTATACTTTCATTTTTTACAATCACTTTATATACAGTTTTAGTCTATGTTGTTGATTCTTTAGAAGTTTTGTATTCTGTAGTTGTGATCGCACCTCTAATTATATTTTTGATACTTAAAAAAGTGGAAAAGCGTTATTATAAAATTTCGGAATCAATGCTCCTCGTGGGAAGTGGTCTATTAGAAACTCATTTAACTTATTTAGAAATTTTTAAGGTTCAGAATATTAAGATGAAACAAAATATTTTTCAAGAAAGAAGTAATGTTGCAGATCTTATTCTACAGACTGCTTCAGGGAAAATTAAAATTCCTTGTATTCATTTTAACGATGCAATACAAATTTATAATCATACTTTATTTAAAGTTGAAACAAGCAAAAGTTTATGGATGTAA